aaaggaactaaggacatgcaaattcgaaaattagaagaaaaataaaagcatgcaattggcaccaaacttaaaatataaaactagactcaactaaaagactctaaaccaacaaaattaaaacagttctaatctaagcaacaagataacctgtcagttgtccaaactcgaacaatccccggcaacggcgccaaaaacttggtgcacgaaattgcaatcacacttttgcaattccgcacaactaaccagcaagtgcactgggtcgtccaagtaataccttacgtgagtaagggtcgatcccacggagattgtcggcttgaagcaagctatggttatcttgtaactcttagtcaggatatcaataattatcagagttgattgtgaaaagtaaaagaacatgaaataagtacttgttttgcagtaatggagaacaggttgaggttttggagatgctctatcttctgaatctctgctttcctactgtcttcttcttcaagcacgcaaggctccttccatggcaagctatatgtagggtttcaccgttgtcaatggctacctcccatcctctcagtgaaaatgttcaacgcaccctgtcacggcacggctaatcatctgtcggttctcaatcaggttggaatagaatccagtgattcttttgcgtctgtcactaacgcccagccttcaggagtttgaagctcgtgacagtcattcaatccttgaatcctactcagaataccacagacaaggtttagaccttccggattctcttgaatgccgccatcaattctagcttataccacgaagattctgattaaggaatccaagagatatctactcaatctaaagtagaacagaggtggttgtcaggcacacgttcatagttgagaatgatgatgagtgtcacggatcatcacattcatcagatttaagaacaagtgatatcttagaatggaagcaagcatgattgaatgaaaaacagtagtaattgcattaatccatcaagacacagcagagctcctcacccccaaccatggggtttagagactcatgctgtagaagatacaatgagaaacgtgtaaagtgtcatgaggtactgatacaatgtcaaaagatcctattaatagtgaactagtaacctagggtatacagaaatgagtaaatgacgtaaaaatccacttctgggtccacttagtgtgtgcttgggctgagcattgaagctttcatgtgtagagactttttctggagttaaacgccagcttttatgccagtttgggcgtttaactccaatttttatgccagttctagcgttaaacgctgggaattctgaagctgatttgcaatgccggtttgggccatcaaatctcgggcaaagtatggactattatacattgctggaaagcccaggatgtctactttccaatgccgttgagagtacgccaaattgggcttctgtagctccagaaaatccacttcgagtgcagggaggtcagaatccaacagcatctgcagtcctttttagcctctgaattagatttttgctcaggaccctcaatttcagccagaaaatacctgaaatcacagaaaaacacaaaaactcatagtaaagtccagaaaagtgaattttaactaaaaactactaaaagtatactaaaaactaattaaaatatactaaaaacatactaaaaacaatgccaaatagcgtataaattatccgctcatcacttaccatccccagaccaatggataAGGCGAGGTTCCAATAGGGAGATCAAGTGCATACTAGAGAAGATTGTGAAGCCTTATCGAAAGGATTGGAGTGCTAGACTTGCAGATGCGGTATAGACTTATCGAACTgtgtacaagacacccattggaatGAGTCCATTCTGCCTCATCTACGAAAAGTCTTGTCACCTTCCGGTAGAGGTGGAATACAAAGCTTACTGGGCTGTGAAGAAATGTAACTCAGGATTTGGAGGAGCCGGAATTGAAAGGAAGATGCAATTACAGGAATTGGAGTGCCTCCGACTGGAGGCGTATGAAAACTCAAGGCTCTACAAGAAAAAGGTGAAGGCGGTGCATGACaagaacatcaagagaagagaaTTTAGAGATGGGGATTTACTCCTCCTCTATAACTCAAGGTTGAGACTAATGCCAGACAAGttgagatcaaggtgggaaggaccCTATAGGGTGGAAATGGCTGAGCCATATGGGGTCTTCCACCTGAGTCACCCTTCAAGCCCCATCTTCTTCAAAGTCAATGGTCACCGgttgaagctatatcatggtgagaagatgaagaacaataaGGAGCTGGAGATCTTTCTTTTGAAGGATCCAGCAACGGAATAGGACTGAGCttatggaccgtccaacttaaggacgttaaagaaaagtgctaggtgggagacaacccaccatggtatgatcttccctttttattagttttattttatttatattagtgtTAATTTCCAGTTCTGTATGTTTACGTTTAATTtcctatatttttatattaaaaaaagggGCATATGATGCACAAgcgtctatgacgcgtacgcgtcatgcgtaagtgcgaaaaagtgaaaaatgtcCCGAGAGTTGCGCTGGAAACATGCAGAAGGGTGccttgatctttagttgaagcagttacagtcttcagtgggctcagctttgcttgcaaaaAGAATGTGAGTCAAGCATGgtaggacgttagttaggacgttagtggcgttaacgttaggtgtaaacttgggttcgaaagcgttagtgacgataactttgtcactaacgttccaaaccagttggtccacgttaacttcaacgttagtggtactaacgtgaccactaacgtagcctcttagcccttcgcaagcgttattgacACTCACTTTTACCAATAACGGTACTCCTTGTCCCTCTTTCCATGTTAATGATCCACGTTAGTTTAActaacatggctcttaacgtgggcatgcccaaGTTTGAGGGCATtaatgacactcacctttgtcactaacgcttcaaaacgcCCCTTCTTTCcatgttagtgcctcacgttaatggcattaacgtgaccactaacttgGTTGTGCTTGCCATCtcaaatgttagtgacaaaggttagtgtcactaacgttggcccatcatTCATTGCTCCATGTTACCATTCacattagtggtcttaacgtgaccaatAACGTAGGCAATCTTGGCCTGATCCAGCGTtaatgacaaaggtgagtgtcactaacgttggctatctCTTTTttattccacgttagagttcacgttaattgaattaacgtgactcttaacgtggctaactgtggccttttggaacgttagtggtgtttacttttaccactaacgttggagcttctctttccttccacgttagttcccacgttaatgtaactaacgtggcaactaacgtgggctatgatggctttcaaAGGCATTATTGGTGATGACTTTTCCACTAACGCTGCAAGcttgctcccattccacgttagtggtcacgttagtgagactaacgtgacggctaacgtggctcttctttgcttccttcgTCATGAAATCAAACACACagggtgcatcaaagctttgttccaagtcatgagatcatgcatcatccattttatcattcgattcatgcataattctcatgaaatcatgtaaagttcacaatgtttgcttgaatcaagatgtaagtgtatttttacccaaaacatgcttatttactaagaaaatgcatgaaaataccctaaaatagtaaagaaaaggtcagtgaaactggccaagatgccctggcatcacaacaccaaacttaaagcttgcttgtccctaagcaagtactgaagcataagaataatgaatgaaagaacaagagaaacaagtccttattatagaagtcaagttcttggtttatggggtttcatgcatagcaacttaggttcattcctttactggttttCAGGTCTTCATCATGATTTTGCTTCATCTTAGTATTCacagggattaacggattaagcaatcaatggttagttgattatcctagttagacgaatcatattggagtgataagtaacaaggaaatgtaaatggcataaaagtaaagaaagcaaaataaagtgcagaaaagtaaaatggccagaaaagtaaatgtaagaaataaaatgaacattgggatcaagagatattgcaatcctccggatcaagttcattctcatctcttcctcaatcaatgcattcattgattgatgccagggcatctaggccagtttcactgaccttttctttactgttttagggtagtttcatgcattttcttagtgaataaggcaagttttggatgaaattacacttacaccttgattcaagcaacttttgtgaactttgcataatttcatgagtattttgctagaattgaatgataaattgatgatgcataatctcatgactttggctagagctttgatgcactttaattgtttgatttcagggtaaaagaagcaaggaagaactacgttagtattcacgttaatagttaacgtgaacactaacgtggaatggtaaagcttgcaacgttaatgagaaaagtgatcaccaataacgcctgcaaagccatccaaagctcacgttacttgccacgttaactaagttaacgtggtagttaacatagaagaaaaagggaactccaacattagtggtaaaagtgaacaccactaacgttggagaacttggcaatgatccacgttaacttagttaacgtgaactctaacgtggaagaggaaaacaaaagccaacgtaagtggcactcacctttgtcactaacgttggaccaactagcattgcctacgttaacgttcacgttaagaccattaacgtgaaagttaacgtggagttgagatcaaagagccaacgttagtgacactcaattttgtcactaacgttggaagatggcatcactactacgttaagagccacgttaacttagttaacgtgagttccAACGTAGAGAATttggcatttggagcgttagtgacaaaggtgagtgtcactaacgctctcgaacgTGAATCAcacctacgttaagagtcacgttagctatactaacatggactctaacgtaggaacaaaGGGCACTAAGCAAcattaatggaaaaagtgattcccattaacgttcgcgaaggggtataagccaacattattgggaaaagtgagtcccaataatgtTGGCCAAAAATTtaaaaggcaacgttagtggtcacgttaagaccactaacgttagagttaacgtgggtatataaggttggaacgttagtggaaaaagtgaatgccactaacgttctcaaacccacaatggcactcaacgttaatctcactaaatatccaagcctaattcatatttttctgcaagctgggcccactaaagatgagaactgcttcaactcaagatccaaagcccacatccaaaacttgaagaactcactagaagatcaagaggagtagtatatataggagtagttttgaactatagagaagtgtagcacttttgggaactactctctatagatttacttttctgcacttttagcatgaattcttcttttctgccatttttcatttctaaagctatgaacaactaaacccctttcattgggttaaggagctctgttgtaatttgatggatcaattatagttttcattcttcttcttctttcttttctcttgatcttactagaaagctttcgatcttaattcaattgattagttgtcttggaaaagaaactctccatacttggatctcctttgagccttggaaaagggatgaggagatcatactagaaatactttctcatgttggaccaaattggggtctggacggatatagtgatatgtaatcctcccaacactttgatttgaaaatacatgtggaataatcagtgaccacacttcatctcttcccatgagcaattaaatcatgGAATTGGGCAAttattcaagcttagagagattggattgccaaggaattgggatccaatcacctaagattgccaaggagatcaatgaatgcattgattgaggaagagatgagaatgaacttgatctggagaatgcaacatctcctgaacccaatgattaccccatttttgatcttacctattctctttactttctgccatttaatttcatgctcattaccccaaattcccatttaagattctgcactttaatttctattatttactttccagtcatttaaatttctgcatctcaatctaaattctgtttagctcaactagcatattcttctaactaaagttgcttgaacaatcaatccttgtgggattcgacctcactctattgtgagttttactttacgacaattcggtatacttgccgaaggaaaatttgttgagagacaagttttcatgcatcaagtttatggcgctgttgccagggattgattttgaatcaacagtgattaagtttgaagatcactagat
The sequence above is drawn from the Arachis hypogaea cultivar Tifrunner chromosome 4, arahy.Tifrunner.gnm2.J5K5, whole genome shotgun sequence genome and encodes:
- the LOC112795020 gene encoding uncharacterized protein — protein: MSPFCLIYEKSCHLPVEVEYKAYWAVKKCNSGFGGAGIERKMQLQELECLRLEAYENSRLYKKKVKAVHDKNIKRREFRDGDLLLLYNSRLRLMPDKLRSRWEGPYRVEMAEPYGVFHLSHPSSPIFFKVNGHRLKLYHGEKMKNNKELEIFLLKDPATE